A DNA window from Proteiniborus ethanoligenes contains the following coding sequences:
- a CDS encoding Mur ligase family protein — MKTNGVTVIGITGTNGKTTTSYILKHVLKNAGIRTEVFSSSEMNFYEKNRDKSLPKETIQNALKKIENKKIDVCIIEISPKLIETGEISHINFDIIIHINIELESVTPIERDNYVRFKKTIFKLLKTNGISIINIDDREGLKLIEDNYNTIVLTYGLGSKSSITASSLKLSHDISFNLCIQRGLTAINRLEIEPMEIPLKIKLMGRHNIYNSLAAICGALCLGVNPYNINRYLSDFIGIDRRLEVIYEKEYMIIDNYSHNPSAYEAVFETIQSLDFSKLIIIDAIKIKGNTEMNKYNAKAIASWYSTFENIKLIISLSRDTTEEKEKALDDAIKGYKLVLDELSIDYLIFDTLEEAIIKALEIVDKKDLILLLGAEEMNKGKDILFKKIQ, encoded by the coding sequence ATCGGAATAACTGGTACGAATGGTAAAACTACTACCTCTTACATATTAAAGCATGTATTAAAGAATGCAGGAATACGAACAGAAGTTTTCTCTTCATCAGAGATGAATTTCTACGAAAAAAATAGAGATAAGAGCTTACCCAAGGAAACAATTCAAAATGCCTTAAAGAAAATAGAAAATAAAAAAATAGATGTCTGTATTATTGAGATATCACCTAAGCTGATTGAGACAGGAGAAATAAGCCATATTAACTTTGATATAATAATTCACATAAATATAGAACTAGAATCTGTTACTCCTATAGAAAGAGATAATTATGTAAGGTTTAAAAAGACAATTTTTAAATTACTTAAAACAAATGGTATATCAATAATCAATATAGATGATAGGGAGGGCTTGAAGCTTATTGAAGATAACTACAATACTATTGTTCTTACCTATGGACTAGGCTCAAAGTCTAGCATTACTGCTTCTAGCCTGAAACTGTCACATGACATAAGCTTTAATTTGTGCATTCAAAGAGGACTAACTGCAATTAACCGCTTAGAAATAGAGCCTATGGAAATACCTTTAAAAATAAAATTAATGGGCAGACATAATATATATAATTCCTTAGCTGCAATTTGTGGTGCATTGTGCTTAGGAGTTAATCCATATAATATTAATAGATATTTAAGCGACTTTATAGGCATAGACAGAAGACTTGAAGTAATATATGAAAAAGAATATATGATAATAGATAATTATAGTCATAATCCTTCAGCCTACGAGGCGGTTTTTGAAACTATACAATCATTAGACTTTAGCAAATTAATTATCATTGATGCAATAAAAATAAAGGGCAATACAGAAATGAACAAATATAATGCAAAAGCAATAGCCTCTTGGTATAGCACTTTTGAAAACATAAAATTAATCATATCACTTAGCAGAGATACTACAGAGGAAAAAGAGAAAGCTTTAGATGATGCGATAAAAGGATACAAATTAGTATTAGATGAACTGAGTATAGATTATTTGATTTTTGATACATTAGAGGAAGCCATAATAAAAGCTTTAGAAATAGTTGATAAAAAAGACTTAATATTATTACTAGGAGCAGAAGAAATGAATAAAGGAAAGGATATTCTATTTAAGAAAATCCAATAA